From the Pseudarthrobacter sp. MM222 genome, one window contains:
- a CDS encoding FAD-binding oxidoreductase yields MLVNDDIHALSAAVGGIVAVPDSPEFAEETFAFNAATVHRPDVVLGAADAQDVAAGVKWAAERRIPVSVQSTGHGAESAVDGGLLINTRRLQELQIDPVERTARVGAGVKWRHLLEASVPHGLIGLHGSSTDVGVVGYTVGGGLPVLGRAHGFAADHVRSMEVVTADGVLRRIDAEAEAELFALMCGGKGNFGIVTALEFNLFPLGEFYGGGIIYPGADAAAILAAFREWLPTLPEAASPSISLLRLPDMDFVPAPLRGQFVVHLRFAFLGNREDGDALLAPMRTVSSPLMDTAGPMSYLDVDQIHMDPADPLPFTDGGALLKEFGEEAAGELLRLAGDGTDCPLLLIEIRPLGGALSRGGVLPDAVSGRDAAFLLFLLGFKLPPVLPAVTESIRAILAAMAPYSTGYTLVNFHGEPGDEADRARAWSPAVYERMRAAKSSYDPGNLLRFGHAITGVPPAG; encoded by the coding sequence ATGCTGGTCAACGACGACATCCATGCCTTGTCCGCGGCAGTCGGTGGCATCGTGGCGGTGCCTGACAGTCCAGAATTCGCCGAGGAGACGTTTGCGTTCAACGCCGCCACGGTCCACCGCCCCGACGTCGTGCTTGGTGCCGCAGACGCGCAGGACGTCGCCGCCGGCGTGAAGTGGGCGGCGGAACGACGGATACCGGTGTCCGTCCAGTCCACCGGGCACGGTGCGGAATCGGCGGTCGACGGCGGGCTGCTCATCAACACGCGGCGGCTGCAGGAGCTGCAGATCGATCCGGTCGAACGGACCGCCCGGGTCGGAGCCGGCGTCAAATGGCGGCATCTCCTGGAGGCGAGCGTCCCGCATGGGCTGATCGGACTGCACGGCTCGAGCACCGACGTCGGTGTGGTCGGATATACGGTCGGCGGCGGACTGCCCGTGCTGGGCCGCGCCCACGGCTTCGCGGCGGACCATGTCCGCAGCATGGAGGTCGTCACCGCCGACGGCGTCCTGCGCCGGATCGATGCCGAAGCCGAGGCCGAGCTCTTCGCGCTGATGTGCGGAGGAAAGGGCAACTTCGGCATCGTCACCGCGCTCGAGTTCAACCTGTTTCCGCTGGGCGAGTTCTATGGCGGGGGAATCATTTACCCCGGCGCGGATGCGGCCGCCATCCTGGCCGCGTTCCGCGAGTGGCTGCCAACGCTCCCTGAGGCCGCCTCGCCGTCGATCTCCCTGCTGCGGCTTCCGGATATGGACTTCGTTCCCGCGCCGCTACGGGGCCAGTTCGTGGTCCACCTGCGTTTTGCCTTCCTCGGGAACCGCGAGGACGGCGATGCGCTGCTTGCTCCGATGCGCACGGTCTCATCCCCTTTGATGGACACGGCCGGACCCATGAGCTACCTGGACGTCGACCAGATCCACATGGACCCGGCGGATCCGCTCCCGTTCACGGACGGCGGCGCGCTCTTGAAGGAATTTGGCGAGGAGGCCGCAGGGGAGTTGCTCAGGCTAGCCGGGGACGGTACGGACTGCCCGTTGCTCCTGATCGAGATCAGGCCCCTCGGTGGGGCGCTGTCCCGCGGCGGGGTCCTGCCGGACGCCGTGTCCGGACGCGACGCGGCGTTCCTGCTGTTCCTCCTCGGGTTCAAGCTGCCGCCGGTGCTGCCGGCCGTCACCGAATCCATCCGTGCCATCCTCGCCGCGATGGCTCCCTATTCGACCGGGTACACGCTGGTCAACTTCCACGGCGAGCCGGGCGATGAGGCTGACCGTGCCCGGGCATGGTCCCCGGCGGTCTATGAACGGATGAGGGCCGCAAAGTCCAGCTACGACCCAGGCAACCTGCTGCGCTTCGGCCACGCGATCACCGGGGTTCCGCCCGCCGGCTGA
- a CDS encoding RrF2 family transcriptional regulator, whose protein sequence is MKINAFADVSLRAMMVLGAAPDGGLLTTQSIADAVGTPYNHVSKAVAKLRELGLIEIERGRRGGSRLSGAGRTATVGQLLRQLDTRTDLADCVAAKATCPLVNECRLRAALSRAREAFYSELDGIVVASLPHARQMNPVFQAIGLRPGL, encoded by the coding sequence ATGAAGATCAACGCCTTCGCGGATGTCAGCCTGCGCGCCATGATGGTGCTCGGAGCCGCTCCCGACGGCGGACTCCTCACCACCCAGAGCATCGCCGACGCAGTTGGAACGCCGTACAACCACGTCAGCAAGGCGGTCGCGAAGCTCCGCGAGCTGGGCCTGATCGAGATCGAGCGGGGCCGCCGCGGCGGGTCGAGGCTCAGCGGCGCCGGCCGCACCGCCACCGTGGGACAACTCCTGCGCCAGCTCGACACCCGGACCGATCTGGCCGATTGCGTCGCCGCGAAAGCCACCTGCCCGTTGGTCAACGAATGCCGGCTCCGGGCCGCCTTGTCCCGGGCCCGCGAGGCGTTCTACAGCGAACTCGACGGCATCGTCGTCGCGTCCCTGCCCCACGCGCGGCAGATGAACCCCGTGTTCCAGGCCATCGGGCTGCGCCCCGGGCTCTGA
- a CDS encoding phosphomannomutase/phosphoglucomutase, which yields MTTDNTKTFDLSASFKAYDVRGIVGESITAEIVEAVGAAFVDVLDLAGQTVLVGGDMRPSSPEFSKAFANGAATRGANVQLLDLISTDELYYACGSLDAAGAVFTASHNPAAYNGIKMAKAGAVPISSETGLKEIQALAEEYLNAGAIPQAASRGLIGVQDVLRGYAEYLRSLVDLRGSRPLKVVVDAGNGMAGLTTPAVLGDAMLPELPLEIVPLYFELDGSFPNHPANPLEPENLRDLQAAVVEHGADIGLAFDGDADRCFVIDERGETVSPSAITGMVARREIARAQGLGEVNPIVIHNLLTSRAVPELVERHGGKAVRTRVGHSFIKAVMAAEGAIFGGEHSAHFYFRDFWNADTGMLAAMHVLAALGEQDSPLSELGREYEPYVSSGEINSEIEDKAGAVELVRQDFGSEDVEVDYLDGSTFIATDGSYWFNLRPSNTEPFLRLNVEATDRGTMELIRDRVLSLVRG from the coding sequence GTGACTACGGACAATACGAAGACTTTTGACCTCTCGGCCTCCTTCAAGGCCTACGACGTGCGCGGCATTGTGGGCGAATCCATTACCGCCGAAATCGTCGAGGCTGTGGGCGCGGCGTTCGTAGACGTCCTGGACCTTGCAGGGCAGACGGTACTGGTGGGCGGCGACATGCGCCCGTCCTCCCCCGAGTTCAGCAAGGCCTTCGCCAACGGTGCCGCCACCCGCGGCGCCAACGTGCAGCTGCTGGACCTGATCTCCACCGACGAGCTCTACTACGCCTGCGGCTCCCTGGACGCAGCCGGCGCCGTGTTCACCGCAAGCCACAACCCGGCGGCCTACAACGGCATCAAGATGGCCAAGGCCGGCGCCGTGCCCATCTCCTCCGAAACCGGGCTCAAGGAGATCCAGGCCCTCGCGGAGGAATACCTCAACGCGGGCGCCATCCCGCAGGCCGCAAGCCGCGGCCTGATCGGCGTGCAGGACGTCCTCCGAGGCTATGCCGAATACCTGCGCAGCCTCGTGGACCTCCGCGGGTCACGCCCGCTGAAGGTTGTCGTTGACGCCGGCAACGGCATGGCCGGCCTGACCACTCCGGCCGTGCTCGGTGATGCCATGCTGCCCGAGCTGCCGCTGGAAATCGTCCCGCTGTACTTCGAGCTCGACGGCTCCTTCCCGAACCACCCCGCCAACCCGCTGGAACCGGAAAACCTGCGTGACCTGCAGGCCGCCGTCGTCGAACACGGCGCGGACATCGGCCTGGCCTTCGACGGCGACGCGGACCGCTGCTTCGTCATCGACGAGCGCGGTGAGACCGTCTCGCCGTCGGCCATCACCGGCATGGTGGCCCGCCGGGAGATCGCCCGCGCCCAGGGGCTGGGCGAGGTCAATCCAATCGTCATCCACAACCTCCTGACCTCCCGGGCCGTTCCCGAACTGGTGGAACGCCACGGCGGCAAAGCGGTCCGCACCCGCGTGGGCCATTCCTTCATCAAGGCCGTCATGGCCGCGGAGGGCGCCATCTTCGGCGGCGAGCACTCGGCCCACTTTTACTTCCGTGACTTCTGGAACGCGGACACCGGCATGCTGGCCGCCATGCATGTCCTGGCAGCCCTGGGTGAGCAGGACAGCCCGCTGTCCGAGCTGGGCCGCGAGTACGAGCCGTACGTGTCCTCCGGCGAAATCAACTCCGAAATCGAGGACAAGGCCGGCGCCGTGGAACTGGTCCGGCAGGACTTCGGGTCCGAGGACGTCGAGGTGGACTACCTGGACGGCAGCACGTTCATCGCCACGGACGGCAGCTACTGGTTCAACCTGCGGCCCTCCAACACGGAGCCGTTCCTGCGCCTGAACGTCGAAGCCACGGACCGGGGCACCATGGAACTCATCCGTGACCGCGTCCTGTCGCTGGTCCGGGGCTAG
- a CDS encoding globin domain-containing protein, translated as MLSDKSFPVIEATLPLVGSRIGDITPKFYARLFAAHPELLDGLFSRSNQRSGNQQQALAGSIAAFASHLVSNPGTLPETVLARIAHRHASLGITEPQYQVVYEHLFAAIAEDLADVITPEIAEAWTEVYWLMADALIKLEKGLYAAQANGKMWSPWRVAAKTAAGTGAMTFTLEPADDTPITPALPGQYVSVKVQLPDGLRQVRQYSLSGDAGTSRTFTTKKDDGGEVSPVLHNTVRVGDVLEVSNPYGEITLKDSDGPVVLASAGIGCTPTASILRSLAASGSERQVLVLHAESTLDSWALRSQMTDDVERLNGADLLLWLEQPVAGTRAGYMTLREVDLPANASLYLCGPLPFMKSIRNEAINAGIPATRIHYEVFGPDIWLAS; from the coding sequence ATGCTCTCGGACAAGTCCTTCCCCGTCATCGAGGCCACTCTTCCGCTGGTGGGTTCCCGGATCGGGGACATCACGCCCAAGTTCTACGCCCGCCTCTTCGCAGCCCACCCCGAGTTGCTGGACGGGCTCTTCAGCCGCTCCAACCAGCGCTCCGGCAACCAGCAGCAGGCCCTGGCCGGGAGCATCGCCGCTTTCGCCAGCCACCTGGTCAGCAACCCCGGAACCCTCCCCGAAACCGTACTCGCCCGCATCGCACACCGGCATGCCTCCCTCGGCATCACCGAGCCGCAGTACCAGGTGGTCTACGAGCACCTCTTCGCCGCCATCGCCGAGGATCTGGCCGACGTCATCACTCCTGAAATCGCCGAGGCTTGGACCGAGGTGTACTGGCTCATGGCGGACGCGCTGATCAAGCTGGAGAAGGGCCTCTACGCCGCGCAGGCCAACGGCAAGATGTGGAGCCCCTGGCGCGTCGCCGCGAAGACCGCCGCCGGCACCGGTGCCATGACCTTCACGCTCGAACCCGCCGACGACACCCCTATTACGCCCGCGCTGCCGGGCCAGTATGTCAGCGTCAAGGTTCAGCTCCCGGACGGACTCCGCCAGGTCCGCCAGTACTCGCTCTCCGGTGACGCCGGCACCAGCCGCACTTTCACCACCAAGAAGGACGACGGCGGCGAGGTCTCGCCTGTACTGCACAACACGGTCCGGGTGGGCGACGTCCTCGAAGTGTCGAACCCCTACGGCGAAATCACCCTCAAGGACAGCGACGGCCCGGTGGTCCTGGCCTCCGCCGGTATCGGCTGCACGCCGACCGCCTCCATCCTGCGTTCCCTGGCCGCGTCCGGCTCGGAGCGCCAGGTCCTGGTGCTGCATGCGGAGAGCACCCTGGACAGCTGGGCCTTGCGTTCCCAGATGACGGACGACGTCGAACGCCTCAACGGCGCGGATCTGCTGCTCTGGCTGGAACAGCCGGTCGCCGGAACCAGGGCAGGCTACATGACGCTGCGCGAGGTGGACCTGCCGGCCAACGCCTCGCTGTACCTCTGCGGGCCGCTTCCGTTCATGAAGAGCATCCGCAATGAGGCCATCAACGCCGGCATCCCGGCCACCCGTATCCACTACGAGGTCTTCGGTCCGGACATCTGGCTCGCCAGCTAA
- a CDS encoding phosphoenolpyruvate carboxykinase (GTP), whose product MGDLARLPLLEKAPTTHAGLLAWVEEVAELTQPDRIHWVDGSDQENTRLTDELVAAGTLTRLNEELFPKSFAAFSDPADVARVEEQTFICSENKRDAGFTNNWMAPTEMKAKLHGLFAGSMRGRTMYVIPFVMGHLDAEDPKFGVEITDSAYVVASMRIMAQIGTEVLDRITATNAFFVPALHSLGAPLAPGQADVPWPCNPDKWIVHFPEERSIWSYGSGYGGNALLGKKCYALRIASVMAHDEGWLAEHMLILKLTSPEQKKYYISAAFPSACGKTNLALLDPTIEGWKVETLGDDITWIRIGKEGELRATNPEAGLFGVAPGTGWGTNPNAMRAIAKGHSIFTNVALTDDGGVWWEGMTEETPAHLTDWQGNSWTPDSDKPAAHPNSRFCTPISQIDMLAEEYYNPDGVELSAILFGGRRKTTIPLVTQARSWSSGVFMGSTLSSETTAAAAGQVGVLRRDPMAMLPFIGYDAGDYLNHWVNLSAKANQERLPKIFLVNWFRRTADGGFAWPGFGDNARVLKWAIERLEGKADAVDTPIGYVPTGESLDLTGMDLTEAHVEDAVRVDPEEWAAELASIEEWFANFGESLPEALRSELVGLKSRLAVR is encoded by the coding sequence ATGGGCGATCTGGCGCGACTGCCGTTGCTTGAAAAAGCACCCACCACACATGCTGGCCTGCTGGCATGGGTCGAAGAGGTAGCTGAATTGACCCAGCCGGACCGGATCCACTGGGTTGACGGCTCCGATCAGGAGAATACCCGGCTCACCGACGAACTGGTGGCAGCGGGCACGCTGACCCGGCTGAATGAGGAGCTGTTCCCCAAGTCCTTCGCAGCGTTCTCCGATCCGGCCGACGTGGCCCGCGTCGAGGAGCAGACGTTCATCTGCTCCGAGAACAAACGCGACGCAGGGTTCACCAATAACTGGATGGCTCCGACGGAAATGAAGGCGAAGCTCCACGGCCTGTTCGCCGGCTCCATGCGCGGACGCACGATGTACGTCATTCCGTTCGTCATGGGCCACCTTGACGCCGAGGATCCTAAATTCGGCGTGGAGATCACGGACAGCGCCTACGTTGTCGCGTCCATGCGCATCATGGCGCAGATCGGCACCGAGGTCCTGGACCGGATCACCGCCACCAACGCCTTCTTCGTCCCCGCACTCCACTCCCTGGGTGCCCCGCTGGCCCCCGGCCAGGCCGACGTGCCGTGGCCGTGCAACCCGGACAAATGGATTGTGCACTTCCCCGAAGAGCGCTCCATCTGGTCCTACGGCTCCGGCTATGGCGGCAACGCTTTGCTGGGCAAGAAGTGCTACGCCCTGCGCATCGCCTCGGTCATGGCCCACGACGAGGGCTGGCTCGCGGAGCACATGCTGATCCTCAAACTCACCTCCCCGGAGCAGAAGAAGTACTACATCTCCGCGGCCTTCCCCTCGGCCTGCGGCAAGACCAACCTCGCGCTGCTCGACCCGACGATCGAAGGGTGGAAAGTCGAAACCCTCGGTGACGACATCACCTGGATCCGGATCGGCAAGGAGGGCGAACTGCGCGCCACCAACCCGGAGGCCGGCCTGTTCGGCGTCGCACCGGGCACCGGCTGGGGCACCAACCCCAACGCCATGCGGGCCATCGCCAAGGGCCACAGCATCTTCACCAACGTGGCCCTCACCGACGACGGTGGTGTGTGGTGGGAGGGAATGACGGAGGAGACTCCGGCGCACCTGACTGACTGGCAGGGCAACTCCTGGACCCCGGACTCGGACAAGCCGGCAGCCCACCCGAACTCCCGCTTCTGCACCCCGATCTCCCAGATCGACATGCTGGCGGAGGAGTACTACAACCCGGACGGCGTCGAGCTCTCCGCGATCCTGTTCGGTGGACGCCGCAAGACCACCATCCCCCTGGTGACGCAGGCCCGCAGCTGGTCCAGCGGCGTCTTCATGGGATCGACGCTGTCCTCCGAGACCACCGCGGCGGCGGCCGGCCAGGTCGGTGTGCTGCGGCGCGACCCGATGGCCATGCTGCCGTTCATCGGCTACGACGCGGGGGACTACCTGAACCACTGGGTGAACCTGTCCGCCAAGGCCAACCAGGAACGGTTGCCCAAGATCTTCCTGGTCAACTGGTTCCGGCGCACGGCCGACGGCGGCTTCGCCTGGCCCGGTTTCGGTGACAACGCGCGTGTGTTGAAGTGGGCCATCGAACGCCTCGAAGGCAAGGCTGACGCCGTCGACACGCCGATTGGCTACGTGCCGACCGGAGAATCCCTGGACCTCACGGGCATGGACCTGACCGAGGCCCACGTCGAAGACGCAGTCCGCGTGGACCCCGAGGAGTGGGCCGCAGAGCTGGCCTCCATCGAAGAGTGGTTCGCCAACTTCGGCGAATCTCTTCCCGAGGCGCTCCGCTCCGAACTCGTGGGACTGAAGTCCCGCCTGGCGGTGCGCTAG